In a genomic window of Tissierella sp. Yu-01:
- the cas6 gene encoding CRISPR-associated endoribonuclease Cas6 has protein sequence MRYSVELLLENEVLPKDKNRIILSLLKHNFKSYDKEYYQELYEDTSNKVKPFTFSLYMGNCKFLKEEINIPDKKIILNYSTNDLRNGIIFYNSMLQNRGKAYSIKNNSVKVNKINLLNEKTIMDDAVVFRTMSPISVREHNGDNKKTWYHTLNDENGKEIFMNNLTFQLLNEFGEERILDFREIEVIVLGNKEVKIKNYDIEVLGNICKLKIKAKPYILYYLYKAGIGSMRSSGFGMVDIV, from the coding sequence ATGAGATATTCTGTAGAATTGCTGTTAGAAAATGAAGTTTTACCAAAGGATAAAAACAGAATAATACTTTCATTACTAAAACATAATTTTAAATCTTATGATAAGGAGTATTACCAAGAATTATATGAAGATACTTCAAATAAGGTTAAGCCATTTACTTTCTCATTGTATATGGGTAATTGTAAGTTTTTGAAAGAGGAAATCAATATTCCAGATAAGAAGATCATACTTAATTACTCAACTAATGATTTAAGAAATGGCATAATATTCTATAATTCAATGCTACAAAATAGAGGGAAGGCGTATTCAATTAAGAACAATTCTGTGAAAGTGAATAAAATAAATCTACTAAATGAAAAAACGATAATGGATGATGCAGTTGTTTTTAGAACGATGTCTCCAATTTCTGTTAGAGAGCATAATGGAGATAATAAAAAGACCTGGTATCATACTCTGAATGATGAAAATGGAAAGGAAATCTTTATGAATAATTTAACTTTCCAACTTTTAAATGAATTTGGTGAGGAAAGAATTTTGGATTTTAGAGAAATAGAGGTTATTGTCTTAGGTAATAAAGAAGTAAAAATAAAGAATTATGACATTGAAGTACTAGGAAACATTTGTAAACTAAAAATAAAAGCTAAGCCATATATCCTTTATTATCTATACAAGGCAGGAATTGGATCCATGAGATCATCTGGATTTGGTATGGTGGATATAGTGTAA
- a CDS encoding tyrosine-protein phosphatase yields MRQSKRFISLLLVAVMLFSLSFTALAESNYADVVGTVAEVQKYGNLTMDIEPKALYDAGYELGDMLKVTVGEHILEIPFCTSYSDVDTGSLVVRDDQDSNLLVVAINMGNFSTTYNAVVGDEVTFSMLEKEGYLAEYLLRQLTRTYERDDYETDYIYANFRSITTTGVTPGILYRSSSPINNELNRAAYADKLAEAAGIKTVLNLADSKEEIEGYIASEDFASDYYKSLYDDGKVILLNMDVNISGEDFGQKLAEGLRFLIKNEGPYLVHCNEGKDRAGFVSALLEALMGASFDEIVDDYMTTYENYYKLEKGSEQYNSVAESNIVASLTTVVAGLEKGSDVSNVDFAKAAENYLKKIGMTSDEIAVLKEKLSTEIIEEAVVVEEIPVEPIVEEVIEEVVEKEPVVVEKPEVIEEPIVEETTVTTYVVVKGDCLWNIAKKQLGSGSRYIEIYNLNKDKIKNPSMIHIGQELVLPAAK; encoded by the coding sequence ATGAGACAATCTAAACGATTTATTTCTTTGCTTTTAGTTGCTGTTATGCTATTTTCACTATCATTTACAGCTCTAGCTGAAAGCAATTATGCTGATGTAGTCGGCACAGTTGCAGAAGTACAAAAATATGGCAACCTTACAATGGACATAGAACCTAAGGCCCTTTATGATGCGGGTTATGAATTAGGTGATATGTTAAAGGTTACAGTTGGTGAGCACATACTTGAAATACCTTTCTGTACATCTTACAGTGATGTAGATACAGGTAGTCTTGTGGTTCGTGATGATCAAGATAGTAATTTACTAGTTGTAGCTATTAATATGGGTAACTTTTCAACTACATATAATGCAGTAGTTGGTGATGAGGTAACTTTCTCTATGTTAGAAAAGGAAGGTTATCTTGCAGAGTATCTACTTCGTCAATTAACACGTACTTATGAACGTGATGACTATGAAACAGATTATATATATGCAAATTTCCGTAGTATAACAACTACAGGAGTTACACCAGGTATTCTATATAGAAGTAGCAGTCCTATTAATAATGAATTAAACCGTGCTGCTTATGCAGATAAGTTAGCTGAAGCTGCTGGAATAAAAACAGTACTAAATTTAGCTGATTCAAAGGAAGAAATTGAAGGTTATATAGCATCAGAGGATTTTGCTTCTGATTATTATAAATCCCTATATGATGACGGAAAAGTTATATTATTAAACATGGATGTTAACATTTCTGGAGAGGATTTTGGACAAAAGTTAGCTGAAGGTCTACGTTTCTTAATCAAAAATGAAGGTCCTTATTTAGTACACTGTAATGAAGGTAAAGACCGTGCAGGTTTTGTAAGTGCATTATTAGAAGCCCTTATGGGAGCATCTTTTGATGAAATAGTTGATGATTATATGACTACTTATGAAAACTATTATAAACTTGAAAAAGGCAGTGAACAATATAATTCAGTAGCTGAAAGTAATATTGTAGCTTCATTAACAACAGTAGTTGCAGGATTAGAAAAAGGATCTGATGTTTCAAACGTTGATTTTGCTAAAGCCGCTGAAAACTATCTTAAAAAAATAGGTATGACTTCAGATGAAATTGCAGTTTTAAAAGAAAAACTTTCTACAGAAATCATAGAAGAAGCAGTAGTTGTAGAAGAAATACCTGTTGAACCTATTGTAGAAGAAGTTATAGAAGAAGTTGTTGAAAAAGAACCAGTAGTTGTTGAGAAGCCTGAAGTTATAGAAGAGCCAATTGTAGAAGAAACTACAGTAACAACATATGTAGTTGTTAAAGGTGATTGCTTATGGAATATAGCTAAAAAACAACTTGGAAGCGGTTCACGTTATATTGAAATATATAATCTTAATAAAGATAAAATTAAAAATCCTAGTATGATTCATATTGGACAGGAGTTAGTACTTCCTGCTGCTAAATAA
- a CDS encoding metal-dependent hydrolase, producing MTGKTHIAIGATVGLMISIGQPIETQFMLILSSVIGSLIPDLDHPKAKLNQKLLIFNNKLYSTLFYLMLAVGLFYLYSITDNFLFRLSGIISAFIGISTHRGFTHSLVGLFLFSWVVKLITTRFNLNSIYIGFVIGYTLHLVADFFTIKGIKLFFPLNVSISSPIILNPNKMYENLVFNFLCIYSMYLLLKII from the coding sequence ATGACGGGAAAAACACATATTGCTATAGGAGCCACAGTTGGATTGATGATATCTATTGGACAACCAATAGAAACTCAATTTATGTTGATTTTATCCTCTGTTATTGGTTCCTTAATACCAGATTTAGATCATCCTAAAGCCAAATTGAATCAGAAATTATTGATCTTTAATAATAAATTATATAGTACATTATTTTATCTAATGTTAGCTGTAGGCTTATTCTATTTATATTCAATAACAGATAACTTTTTATTCAGATTATCAGGCATAATAAGTGCATTTATAGGTATATCAACTCATAGAGGTTTTACCCATAGTTTAGTTGGGTTATTTTTATTTTCATGGGTGGTCAAATTAATTACAACTAGATTCAATTTAAACTCTATTTATATAGGATTTGTAATAGGGTATACATTACATTTAGTAGCTGACTTTTTTACAATAAAAGGAATCAAATTATTTTTCCCTTTAAATGTAAGCATATCATCCCCCATTATACTGAATCCAAATAAGATGTATGAGAATTTAGTATTTAACTTCCTTTGTATCTATTCCATGTATCTACTGCTTAAAATCATATAA
- a CDS encoding xanthine dehydrogenase family protein molybdopterin-binding subunit, whose product MDKKQFKYIGKSPDRSEALDKVVGRATYVHDMELPGMLYAKALHSPYARAKIVSIDVSAASALPGVKAVLTGEDAQYLVGLYMIDKRIIAKDIIRYQGEVVAAVAAVDEKTAEEAISLIKIEYEKLPSVQTIDEALEAKILVHEDINDLEYMEGVFFPQKDSNIASWNKTIKGDVEKAFEVSDLIVESELSLPAAAHTPIETHVAIAEADLYSDKLKIWSSAQSPFAIRQLMAKSFGIAESSIQVIVPYVGGAFGGKAGIHLEPLVALLSRACKGRPVKYKATREEEFNQLPSRAGMRGRIKTGVMKDGKINALKIYYDWDSGAYADYGVNVGKTAIYSGAGAYEIPNVELHSRTLYTNKVFSTAYRGFGHLETHWVLERQMDIVAQKLGMDPYEFRMINILKPGKTTISGEVITESTGSPSDCLKAVADEIGWTRYQTEEEREAQRKTGKIRGKGIAVLQKAPAMPTNTATAAIMQMDGDGNVKVMIGAIDMGQGANTAMRQITAEVLDIPLEKVEVVWESDTHKSPYDWQTVASKFTFMGGNAVIKAAEDMIRQMKEVAAQVFRCDVDKLAHKDGHIYHVHHLQQKLPYGKLARGYSYENGNAIGGIIVGHGSYIADGLTNLDKETGQGLPALVWTYGAHGVDLEVDIETGDVHIFKIASAFDVGQVINRKLIEGQVIGGVLQGIGSAIYEGMKFSPEGVLLNPSFTDYKIPTAKDIPDQMIPIFIENPQFDGPFGARGVAEHPMISVPSVIGNALYDALGINFYKLPLNAENVALAIAAGQETN is encoded by the coding sequence ATGGATAAAAAACAGTTTAAATATATCGGCAAATCACCAGATAGATCTGAAGCGTTGGATAAGGTAGTAGGTAGAGCAACATATGTACATGATATGGAATTGCCAGGCATGCTCTACGCTAAAGCTCTTCACTCACCCTATGCTCGTGCAAAAATTGTTTCTATTGATGTATCAGCGGCTTCTGCACTACCAGGAGTAAAGGCTGTTCTAACTGGAGAGGATGCACAATATTTAGTCGGATTATATATGATAGACAAAAGGATAATAGCTAAGGACATAATAAGATACCAAGGTGAAGTGGTAGCAGCAGTTGCAGCTGTTGATGAGAAAACAGCTGAAGAAGCTATTTCCCTGATAAAGATTGAATACGAAAAACTTCCTTCGGTACAGACTATAGATGAAGCTCTTGAAGCTAAAATATTAGTTCATGAAGATATAAATGACTTGGAATATATGGAAGGGGTATTCTTCCCGCAAAAGGATTCAAACATTGCTAGTTGGAACAAGACTATAAAAGGAGATGTTGAAAAAGCATTTGAAGTATCTGACCTTATTGTAGAAAGCGAATTGTCTTTACCTGCTGCAGCTCATACTCCTATAGAAACCCATGTTGCAATTGCAGAGGCTGATCTTTATTCAGATAAGCTGAAGATTTGGTCATCAGCTCAATCACCATTTGCAATCAGACAGTTAATGGCAAAATCTTTTGGTATAGCAGAATCTAGTATTCAGGTTATAGTACCATATGTAGGTGGTGCATTTGGTGGTAAGGCTGGTATTCATTTAGAACCATTGGTAGCATTATTATCAAGGGCATGTAAGGGACGTCCTGTTAAGTATAAAGCTACACGTGAAGAAGAATTCAACCAATTACCATCTAGAGCTGGTATGAGAGGCAGAATCAAAACTGGAGTAATGAAGGACGGTAAAATTAATGCCTTGAAGATATACTATGATTGGGATAGTGGCGCATACGCAGATTATGGTGTAAATGTAGGGAAAACTGCAATTTACTCTGGTGCAGGTGCTTATGAAATCCCAAATGTTGAACTACACTCAAGAACCCTTTATACAAATAAAGTATTTAGCACAGCATATAGAGGTTTTGGACATTTAGAAACCCATTGGGTATTAGAAAGACAAATGGATATAGTTGCTCAAAAACTAGGCATGGATCCATATGAATTCCGTATGATTAATATATTAAAGCCAGGCAAGACAACTATTAGTGGTGAGGTAATTACAGAATCTACAGGAAGCCCGTCGGATTGCCTAAAGGCAGTGGCAGATGAAATTGGCTGGACGAGATATCAGACTGAAGAAGAACGTGAAGCTCAAAGAAAGACTGGAAAAATTCGTGGTAAGGGTATAGCAGTATTACAAAAAGCCCCAGCTATGCCTACTAATACAGCTACAGCTGCCATAATGCAAATGGATGGAGACGGAAACGTTAAGGTAATGATAGGCGCCATAGATATGGGACAGGGTGCAAATACTGCCATGAGACAAATTACAGCAGAAGTACTGGATATACCATTGGAAAAGGTAGAGGTAGTATGGGAGAGTGATACTCACAAGAGTCCATATGATTGGCAAACAGTTGCTTCAAAATTTACTTTCATGGGTGGTAATGCAGTAATTAAGGCAGCAGAGGACATGATTAGACAGATGAAGGAAGTAGCAGCGCAAGTTTTTAGATGTGACGTAGATAAACTAGCACATAAGGATGGGCATATCTACCATGTTCATCACTTACAACAGAAGTTACCATATGGTAAGTTGGCAAGAGGATATTCCTATGAAAATGGAAATGCTATTGGTGGAATAATTGTAGGTCATGGTTCATATATAGCTGATGGACTTACAAATCTTGATAAAGAAACTGGTCAAGGTCTTCCTGCTTTAGTATGGACATATGGTGCTCATGGAGTTGATTTAGAGGTAGATATAGAAACAGGAGATGTTCATATATTTAAGATAGCATCAGCATTTGATGTAGGTCAGGTCATAAATAGAAAGCTAATCGAAGGTCAGGTAATAGGAGGGGTACTTCAAGGTATTGGTTCAGCTATATATGAGGGAATGAAGTTTAGCCCAGAGGGAGTTCTGCTAAATCCATCCTTTACAGACTATAAGATTCCAACAGCTAAGGATATTCCAGATCAAATGATACCAATATTTATTGAAAATCCTCAATTTGATGGACCATTTGGAGCTAGAGGAGTAGCTGAACATCCAATGATTTCAGTTCCATCAGTAATAGGCAATGCCTTATATGATGCTTTAGGAATCAATTTCTATAAGTTACCATTAAATGCTGAAAATGTTGCTTTAGCAATTGCTGCAGGCCAAGAAACAAATTAA
- a CDS encoding (2Fe-2S)-binding protein, protein MCNQNGGNNCFEYVDSQMPRVPLQLVVNGEKVIEFVDPAMTLLNFLRIQLKLFGAKEGCGEGECGACTIIMDGHTVNSCLVLAVEAQDSEITTVEGLSKNGELSILQQEFINNDALQCGFCTPGMLMSARNLLDRHPEPTVEQIKEGIAGNFCRCTGYQSIIDAVISAAKREREELI, encoded by the coding sequence ATGTGTAATCAAAATGGTGGTAATAATTGCTTTGAATATGTTGATTCACAAATGCCTCGTGTACCACTACAACTTGTAGTAAATGGAGAAAAGGTTATAGAGTTCGTGGATCCTGCAATGACATTACTTAATTTTTTGCGTATACAATTAAAACTCTTTGGTGCTAAAGAAGGTTGTGGAGAGGGAGAATGCGGTGCATGTACTATTATCATGGACGGTCACACTGTTAATTCATGTCTAGTATTAGCTGTTGAGGCTCAAGACTCAGAGATAACTACAGTTGAAGGATTATCAAAAAACGGAGAACTTTCTATACTACAACAAGAATTTATTAATAATGATGCTTTACAATGTGGATTTTGCACACCAGGTATGTTAATGTCTGCAAGAAACTTATTAGATAGACATCCGGAACCAACTGTTGAACAGATTAAAGAAGGGATAGCAGGTAACTTCTGTCGTTGTACTGGTTATCAATCTATTATTGATGCGGTTATTTCAGCAGCAAAACGGGAAAGGGAGGAGTTGATATAA
- a CDS encoding FAD binding domain-containing protein produces the protein MLSKYDYFKPDTLEKALEYLEKNSETRILAGGTDLMLLLRKDAVSCEHILDIKDIPETKILSYTPKVGLFIGASIPVNRIAEDDVIRGVYPALCQAIDGLASFQIRNRATLVGNICHASPGADTSAPLLVYNAKVHIASIEGVRIVDIANFFTGVKKTTVKENEIVIGVSLPDVEQGDNSIYLRKARIKGHDLCNVGLAMRLTSKKEMYVAMAAVAPIPLRLTELEKTIGTKELTSELGPWIQEEIKKYMDPRRNSVRSSREYRFHIAGVLAKRGLLNLLEKEAK, from the coding sequence ATGTTAAGTAAATATGATTATTTTAAACCAGATACTTTAGAAAAAGCGCTAGAATATTTAGAAAAAAATTCTGAAACAAGAATATTAGCTGGCGGTACGGATTTAATGCTATTACTTCGTAAAGACGCAGTAAGCTGTGAGCATATTTTAGATATAAAAGATATCCCAGAAACAAAGATTTTATCCTATACCCCTAAGGTCGGTTTGTTTATTGGTGCATCCATACCAGTAAATAGAATTGCTGAAGATGATGTTATTCGTGGAGTTTATCCTGCATTATGTCAAGCTATTGATGGTTTAGCTTCCTTTCAAATTAGAAATAGAGCTACTTTAGTAGGAAACATTTGTCATGCTTCTCCTGGTGCAGATACATCGGCTCCATTACTTGTATACAATGCGAAGGTGCATATTGCTTCTATTGAAGGTGTTCGTATTGTAGATATCGCTAATTTTTTCACAGGAGTAAAGAAAACAACAGTTAAAGAAAATGAAATAGTAATTGGTGTATCCCTACCAGATGTTGAACAGGGAGACAATAGCATCTATTTAAGGAAAGCGCGCATTAAAGGTCATGACTTATGTAACGTAGGTTTGGCTATGCGTTTGACATCAAAAAAAGAGATGTATGTTGCGATGGCAGCAGTAGCTCCTATACCTTTACGCCTTACAGAATTAGAGAAAACAATCGGAACAAAAGAACTAACTTCTGAACTAGGACCATGGATTCAAGAGGAAATAAAAAAATATATGGATCCTAGACGTAATAGCGTACGTTCTTCAAGAGAATATCGTTTCCATATAGCTGGTGTACTAGCTAAGAGAGGATTATTAAATCTTTTAGAAAAGGAGGCTAAATAA
- a CDS encoding amidase family protein gives MDNTENFLLEEATIDLVHKAMKKGELNCRQLVEMYLERIDKYDKKGPTLNSIIMINPRALEIADELDKKFKESGLTGPLHGIPILLKDNIDTSDMPTTAGSTSLEGVIPEDDAFIIGKLKKAGALILAKTNLHEFAIWGETVSSVLGQTLNPYDLNRTPGGSSGGTGASIAANFGIIGIGTDTINSVRSPASACSVVGFRPTIGLVSRDGIVPYSLTQDTAGPITRTVEDAAKVLDVIAGYDVKDSLTAWNKGRIPKSYTSYLKKDALKRKKIGVLKSFFGNKEIHNEVNEIINNCLEDMRKNGAIIVPIEENIDSDRLVNEISVHLYDLKAHLNIYLNSLGSRAKVHSLSDVIASGKYHEGIEENIKTAQTLDIEMPEYNKRLIKRMELRNFAMSIIAEYELDAIVYPHQKRPVVNVGDAQVERNGSLGSVTGFPSCVVPAGFTTPTHSAPIGIPVGIEILAREWDEPTLFEIAYAFEQATHYRKAPLNTFLHK, from the coding sequence ATGGATAACACGGAAAATTTTTTACTTGAAGAGGCTACTATTGATTTAGTCCATAAGGCTATGAAAAAAGGGGAATTAAATTGTAGACAATTGGTGGAGATGTACTTGGAACGAATTGATAAATACGATAAAAAAGGTCCTACTCTTAATTCAATTATCATGATAAATCCAAGAGCATTAGAAATTGCTGATGAATTAGATAAAAAATTTAAGGAATCTGGACTTACTGGTCCACTTCATGGAATTCCAATATTACTTAAGGATAATATAGATACTTCTGATATGCCTACTACTGCTGGATCCACTAGTTTAGAAGGAGTTATTCCTGAAGATGATGCATTTATCATTGGAAAATTAAAAAAGGCAGGAGCTTTAATACTAGCTAAAACAAATCTACATGAATTTGCAATTTGGGGTGAAACTGTAAGTTCTGTATTAGGTCAAACATTAAATCCCTATGATTTAAATAGAACCCCTGGGGGTTCCAGTGGAGGAACAGGAGCAAGTATAGCTGCTAACTTTGGAATCATAGGTATTGGAACTGATACTATAAACTCCGTGCGATCTCCTGCATCTGCATGTTCAGTAGTTGGATTTAGACCTACTATAGGACTGGTAAGTAGAGATGGAATTGTGCCATATTCTCTAACACAGGATACAGCTGGGCCAATTACACGAACAGTCGAAGATGCTGCAAAGGTACTAGATGTTATTGCTGGATATGATGTTAAGGACTCTTTAACAGCTTGGAATAAAGGGAGAATTCCAAAATCATATACGAGTTATTTAAAAAAGGATGCACTAAAGAGAAAGAAAATTGGAGTTTTGAAAAGTTTCTTTGGTAATAAGGAAATTCATAATGAAGTTAATGAAATAATCAATAATTGCCTTGAAGATATGAGAAAAAATGGAGCTATAATTGTGCCAATAGAAGAAAATATAGATTCTGATAGGCTTGTTAATGAGATAAGCGTTCATCTATATGATCTAAAAGCTCATTTAAATATATATCTTAATAGTTTAGGTTCTCGTGCAAAAGTACATTCTCTGTCAGATGTAATTGCTTCAGGTAAATATCATGAAGGAATAGAAGAAAATATTAAAACTGCACAAACCTTAGATATAGAAATGCCTGAATATAATAAGCGTCTTATTAAAAGAATGGAACTTAGAAATTTCGCTATGAGTATAATAGCAGAATATGAATTAGATGCAATTGTATATCCACATCAAAAGCGTCCTGTTGTAAATGTTGGAGATGCACAGGTTGAAAGAAATGGAAGCCTTGGGTCTGTAACTGGATTTCCATCCTGTGTAGTTCCTGCTGGATTTACAACTCCTACACATTCAGCTCCAATTGGAATACCGGTAGGAATCGAGATATTAGCTAGGGAGTGGGATGAACCTACTTTGTTTGAAATAGCATATGCATTTGAACAAGCAACCCATTATCGTAAGGCTCCTTTAAATACGTTTTTACATAAATAG
- a CDS encoding solute carrier family 23 protein has product MSKQEVNVATKPAVTGYLPDEKPEFIKLILFALQQIVVMFPATVLVALITGFHVSTTIFASGLATLGFILITKREIPLYYGSSFSYITAIASIMTAEQFASLGLNEKISIAQFGIVMSGFVSIAAGFLIKKAGQSKMDKILPATVTGAISMVIGLSLAANALGNAASIPAGVPEASIASATNSAWLIALITLISTILYSVYFKKGTLSQLPILFGLITGYVAALIVGGATGVSFVNFSTVESTSVFNLPIFTFPKPSLAALFAIMPIAIATVPESTAHIYQLDIYVQDLAKKKGTKKEYDLSSKLWINLIGDGCGDIISGFIGGPAGTNYGENISAMAITKNFSVPVLAAAAIITMVISCFTPLINVIYSIPNSVIGGLSIYLFGVIAAQGIAIIIEKNVDMFSSKNLAVMAVIFIVGLGGTYGFPGGMIPMFGIQLPAIATAAVGGIGLNLILSIGEK; this is encoded by the coding sequence ATGTCAAAGCAAGAAGTAAATGTTGCTACAAAACCAGCAGTAACTGGTTACTTACCCGATGAAAAACCAGAATTCATAAAGCTTATTTTATTCGCACTTCAACAAATCGTTGTAATGTTCCCAGCTACAGTACTAGTAGCACTTATAACAGGATTTCATGTGTCTACTACAATATTTGCCAGTGGACTTGCAACATTAGGATTCATATTAATTACAAAAAGAGAAATCCCTCTTTACTATGGCTCAAGCTTCTCATACATAACTGCCATTGCATCAATAATGACAGCTGAGCAATTTGCAAGTCTTGGACTCAATGAAAAAATATCAATTGCACAATTTGGTATTGTTATGTCAGGCTTTGTTTCAATAGCAGCAGGTTTCCTAATCAAAAAGGCTGGACAAAGTAAGATGGATAAAATTCTTCCAGCTACAGTAACAGGAGCCATATCAATGGTTATAGGATTATCATTGGCTGCTAATGCACTTGGAAATGCCGCTTCGATTCCAGCAGGCGTACCAGAAGCAAGTATAGCTTCAGCAACAAACTCTGCATGGCTAATTGCATTAATTACTTTAATCTCTACAATATTATATTCAGTTTACTTCAAAAAAGGCACACTTAGCCAATTGCCAATATTATTTGGACTTATAACTGGATATGTAGCAGCTCTTATAGTGGGGGGAGCAACAGGAGTATCATTTGTAAACTTTTCTACTGTAGAATCCACATCAGTGTTTAACCTTCCTATATTTACATTTCCTAAACCATCCTTAGCAGCATTATTTGCAATAATGCCTATAGCAATAGCAACAGTTCCAGAATCAACTGCGCACATTTATCAATTGGATATATATGTACAAGATTTGGCTAAAAAGAAAGGTACTAAAAAAGAATATGATCTTTCAAGTAAATTGTGGATAAATCTAATTGGAGATGGATGTGGAGATATCATCTCAGGTTTTATAGGCGGACCAGCTGGAACAAACTATGGTGAAAATATAAGTGCAATGGCTATTACAAAGAACTTCTCAGTTCCAGTATTAGCAGCGGCTGCTATAATCACAATGGTTATCTCATGCTTCACACCACTTATAAATGTTATTTACTCTATTCCTAATTCAGTAATCGGTGGACTTTCAATATATCTATTCGGAGTTATTGCTGCGCAAGGTATTGCAATAATAATAGAAAAAAATGTGGATATGTTCAGCTCCAAGAATCTAGCTGTTATGGCAGTAATATTCATAGTTGGTCTAGGTGGAACATATGGATTCCCAGGTGGAATGATTCCTATGTTTGGTATCCAACTACCTGCTATAGCTACAGCTGCAGTTGGAGGGATAGGATTAAATCTAATACTTTCAATTGGAGAAAAGTAG